One part of the Glycine max cultivar Williams 82 chromosome 14, Glycine_max_v4.0, whole genome shotgun sequence genome encodes these proteins:
- the LOC100781778 gene encoding uncharacterized protein isoform X2: protein MEGIAENSNDTTIPKKSRSLDLKSLYKSKLTENTAKKNLKRIGNSSGGGGEKRKKKKTRKEVSLSSLKNGDGSSELKLGVSQRLSSSSSSSMLNRVSFSVGGDDAQIPKRKRSFVGRKKSERGQASNLVEQLSCKIGYDQVPKLGSADLGSGVESFKIKHKKEFDEFKENRNSDSNSVQHIKEDGDCASHSVVNSGDSSLTKSRRKNRKRKASALDRTKVSKEAEPLVSSCKISDDLQEDEEENLEENAARMLSSRFDPSCTGFSTKCSNGLFFFGSSCQSIVNHGLKSKSGSESASADTAGRILRPRKQYKNKGSSRKRRHFYEILLGDVDAYWVLNRRIKIFWPLDQSWYYGLVDNYDEGSKLYHIKYDDRDVEWVNLHTERFKLLLLRSEVSGNAKGERALTKLRSSDHQKGSKSSKQRQRTEENTEDDRCGGSSMDSEPIISWLARSSHRLRSSFQGIKKQKTSVTIPSTMSSFVYDEPVTAKGHLAKRSLRGAKNNFSSDSVSQNKSDEFRDKPSFPSVTSTKDGKQPIVYVRRRIRKPAPISPHISAENHAITGASGSVAFDQMFGRVEKMKNPIDGRVEVGGPLFFTYKEGVSKFFWDMESASFKFGLNFPMHLVLNDVFQSENLWLLYSVLLLRFGTVMTKWPRVCLEMLFVDNVVGLRFLLFEGCLNTAAAVVFFVLRVFHQPACLGKYVDFQFPCTSIEFKFSGVHVIKKPLVFEFYNFSEVKNSKWMCLDSKLKRHCLLSKQLHLSECTYDNIQALQRSSRFSVTSVSESSSVKVRRKRSWPGNNIMGISKVSTQADTHQYSDAGKWKLPPFALSFAAAPTFFLHLHLKLLMEQSTNRISFCDQTPIFDQEDPGLVTNGCTSTNDFSNRNSEIILRKDMMETLSNGAAGDGGSCADSDHPSTCSEQILIQNYQNIGPNGAGTSISHDSERLSTAHLPEWQCHHLEQELGSLPSSPLIRQDKADDGSHSSIGDLSIQIPAVDQFEKPGDDGDLRNAEHSPDFSWNINGGGLPNSNPTARRSSWYRNRNSSLSLGFQSHVWSDGKADSLCNDFINGPKKPRTQVSYSVPSAGYEFSSKRRNHHQKGFPHKRIRKASEKKSSDVARRLEKNVECLSCGANVLITLGNKGWRDSGAHVVLELFDHNEWRLSVKLLGITRYSYKAHQFLQPGSTNRYTHAMMWKGGKDWILEFPDRSQWALFKEMHEECYNRNIRSASVRNIPIPGVHLIEENDDNGCEATFVRSCMYYRQVETDVEMALDPSCVLYDMDSEDEQWISNAENSVKDNNDLSWISEEMFEKTIDMFEKAAYAKKCDHFTPNEIEELMVNVGPLSVVKIIYDHWQERRQKKGMALIRHFQPPLWERYQKQVREWEVAMTKNNAHSNGCLDKFTTLEKPVMFAFCFKPRGLESLNKGLKHRSQKKISVSGHANCNLDQDGFHTFKDRMLYLLAMKSKATVTILLMIHHWL, encoded by the exons ATGGAAGGCATAGCAGAGAACTCCAATGACACTACAATTCCCAAGAAGTCAAGATCACTGGATCTTAAAAGTCTGTATAAATCAAAATTGACAGAAAACACTGCAAAGAAGAACTTAAAGAGGATTGGCAATagtagtggtggtggtggtgagaagaggaagaaaaaaaagactagAAAGGAAGTCTCTTTAAGTAGCTTAAAAAATGGTGATGGTAGTAGTGAGTTGAAGTTAGGGGTGAGTCAGAGAttgagtagtagtagtagtagtagtatgcTAAATAGAGTTTCATTTAGTGTTGGTGGTGATGATGCTCAAATTCCCAAGAGGAAGAGGAGTTTTGTGGGGAGGAAGAAATCAGAACGTGGTCAAGCATCAAATCTGGTGGAGCAGCTTAGTTGTAAAATTGGCTATGATCAGGTGCCAAAGTTAGGCAGTGCTGATTTGGGCAGTGGGGTTGAGTCTTTCAAGATTAAGCATAAGAAAGAATTTGATGAGTTTAAGGAAAATAGGAATAGTGATTCAAATTCAGTTCAGCATATTAAGGAGGATGGGGATTGTGCATCTCATTCTGTTGTAAATAGTGGTGATTCTTCTTTAACAAAGTCACGAAGGAAGAATAGGAAGCGAAAGGCTTCAGCTTTAGATAGAACTAAGGTTTCCAAGGAGGCTGAACCTTTGGTTTCAAGTTGTAAAATATCTGACGATTTGCAAGAAGATGAAGAGGAAAATCTTGAGGAGAATGCAGCTAGGATGCTATCTTCAAGGTTTGATCCAAGCTGTACTGGATTTTCTACAAAATGTTCAAATGGTTTGTTCTTTTTTGGATCTTCTTGTCAAAGTATTGTTAACCACGGTTTAAAGTCTAAGTCAGGTTCAGAATCAGCGTCAGCTGATACTGCTGGCAGAATTTTGCGGCCTAGGAAACAATATAAAAACAAGGGTAGTTCCAGGAAGAGGCGCCATTTTTATGAAATCCTTTTAGGTGATGTGGATGCATATTGGGTACTGAACCGGAGAATTAAAATCTTTTGGCCTTTGGATCAGAGTTGGTATTACGGCCTTGTGGATAACTACGATGAAGGAAGCAAGCTTTACCATATCAAATATGATGATCGAGATGTAGAATGGGTTAATCTACATACTGAGAGATTTAAGCTCTTGTTACTTCGTAGTGAAGTTTCTGGAAATGCAAAGGGTGAAAGAGCCTTAACGAAACTTAGGAGTTCTGATCACCAAAAGGGAAGCAAATCCAGTAAACAAAGGCAAAGAACAGAAGAGAATACAGAGGATGATCGTTGTGGTGGGAGCAGTATGGACTCAGAACCTATAATTTCCTGGTTGGCTCGATCTTCTCATCGGCTTAGATCTTCTTTTCAAGGCATAAAGAAACAGAAAACTTCTGTTACAATTCCAAGTACAATGTCATCATTCGTATATGATGAACCTGTTACAGCAAAGGGGCATTTAGCTAAGAGATCTTTGAGGGGTGCTAAAAATAATTTCTCTAGTGATTCTGTGTCACAAAataaaagtgatgaatttagGGACAAGCCCTCATTTCCAAGTGTCACTAGCACTAAAGATGGAAAACAGCCTATTGTCTATGTTAGAAGGCGAATTCGAAAGCCAGCTCCAATATCCCCTCATATCTCTGCAGAAAACCATGCTATTACAGGTGCATCTGGTTCCGTTGCCTTTGACCAAATGTTTGGTAGGgttgagaaaatgaaaaatccaATTGATGGCAGGGTTGAGGTTGGGGGCCCATTGTTCTTCACTTACAAGGAGGGAGTATCAAAATTTTTTTGGGACATGGAGTCAGCATCATTCAAATTTGGCTTAAACTTTCCAATGCATTTGGTGTTGAATGACGTTTTTCAATCAGAAAATTTGTGGTTGCTTTACAGTGTTTTGCTGCTTCGGTTTGGTACAGTTATGACCAAGTGGCCTAGAGTTTGTTTGGAGATGCTTTTTGTTGATAATGTGGTTGGGTTGAGGTTTCTATTATTTGAAGGCTGCTTGAACACAGCTGCAGCTGTTGTCTTTTTTGTCCTTAGGGTATTTCATCAACCTGCTTGCCTAGGGAAGTATGTTGACTTTCAATTTCCATGTACATCTATTGAATTCAAGTTTTCTGGTGTTCATGTTATTAAGAAGCCGCTTGTGTTTGAGTTCTATAATTTCTCTGAAGTGAAGAATTCAAAGTGGATGTGCTTAGATTCTAAGCTTAAGAGGCATTGCCTGCTCAGTAAGCAGCTCCATCTTTCTGAATGCACATATGATAACATTCAGGCACTTCAAAGATCAAGTAGGTTCTCCGTAACTTCTGTCAGTGAGTCTTCCTCAGTCAAG GTCAGGCGGAAGAGGAGTTGGCCAGGGAATAACATCATGGGTATTTCTAAAGTGTCCACTCAAGCTGATACTCATCAGTATTCTGATGCTGGCAAGTGGAAACTTCCTCCATTTGCTCTTTCTTTTGCTGCAGCACctacattttttcttcatttgcaTCTTAAGTTGCTGATGGAGCAGTCTACAAATCGTATAAGCTTTTGTGATCAAACACCAATATTTGATCAGGAAGACCCTGGTTTGGTGACAAATGGATGTACTAGCACCAATGATTTCTCAAACAGGAATTCTGAAATTATTCTGAGGAAAGATATGATGGAGACTTTGTCAAATGGTGCTGCAGGTGATGGAGGGTCTTGTGCTGACTCAGATCATCCCTCTACTTGCAGTGAACAAATTCTCATTCAAAATTACCAGAACATTGGTCCTAATGGTGCTGGTACTTCCATTTCCCATGATTCTGAGAGGCTTAGTACAGCTCACTTACCAGAATGGCAATGCCACCATTTGGAGCAAGAGTTAGGCTCTTTACCTTCAAGTCCTTTAATACGTCAAGATAAGGCTGATGATGGTTCTCATTCTTCTATTGGTGATCTCAGCATTCAAATTCCTGCAGTTGATCAATTTGAGAAACCTGGTGATGATGGTGATTTACGCAATGCTGAGCACTCTCCTGATTTCTCTTGGAATATAAATGGAGGTGGTCTTCCAAACTCCAATCCAACTGCTCGCAGAAGTTCTTGGTATCGGAACCGGAATAGTTCCTTGTCATTGGGATTTCAGTCTCATGTGTGGTCTGATGGCAAGGCTGATTCTCTTTGCAATGATTTTATCAACGGACCTAAAAAACCACGTACACAAGTGTCATACTCAGTGCCTTCTGCAGGGTATGAATTCAGTTCAAAGCGGAGAAACCATCATCAGAAAGGATTTCCTCACAAACGAATTAGAAAGGCTAGTGAGAAGAAGTCATCAGATGTTGCTAGGCGCCTTGAAAAGAATGTTGAATGCTTATCTTGTGGTGCAAATGTCTTGATTACTCTTGGTAACAAGGGTTGGAGAGATTCTGGGGCCCATGTTGTACTAGAGCTGTTTGACCACAATGAGTGGAGGCTCTCTGTGAAACTTTTAGGAATTACTAGGTATTCATACAAAGCACATCAGTTTCTGCAGCCTGGATCAACAAATCGGTACACACATGCAATGATGTGGAAAGGAGGGAAGGATTGGATCTTGGAATTTCCTGATAGGAGTCAGTGGGCTCTTTTCAAGGAGATGCATGAGGAATGCTACAACCGTAACATCCGTTCTGCTTCTGTTAGAAACATACCTATTCCTGGTGTTCATTTGATTgaagaaaatgatgataatGGATGTGAGGCAACTTTTGTTCGGAGCTGTATGTACTACCGACAGGTTGAAACAGATGTTGAAATGGCTCTGGATCCATCCTGTGTTCTGTATGACATGGATAGTGAGGATGAGCAGTGGATTTCAAATGCTGAAAATTCTGTAAAAGACAACAATGACTTGAGTTGGATCTCAGAGGAGATGTTTGAGAAGACAATAGACATGTTTGAAAAGGCTGCATATGCTAAGAAGTGTGATCATTTTACTCCTAATGAGATAGAGGAACTCATGGTTAATGTTGGACCTTTGTCTGTtgtcaaaattatttatgaccATTGGCAGGAGAGAAGGCAGAAGAAGGGAATGGCTTTAATACGGCACTTTCAG CCCCCTCTATGGGAAAGATATCAGAAACAAGTGAGAGAGTGGGAAG